The Streptomyces rubrogriseus genomic sequence CGAGCTTGACGAGCTGGTGGTGCGGCGTCGCGGCATGGGCGGAGTCCTGGGTCGTGGTCGTGGGCGGCGAAAGCCGCGGGGGCGTCCGGTAAGAGGGGTGTGCTGAGCCTACCGAGATCTTATGGACTCCCACCGGCGGCGGCGAAGGGGCGAGGGAGGCCCACATCACAACGTCCGCCCGTTTCACGCCCTTTGCCCGCCTCTACGGAGACCCCCTTCACACACCGCACACAATCCCCGAAAACCGGTCAGAGGCCGTGCACGCACCCCTGGTAGCTTCGTTCCCTCTCGCACACGCCGCATCCCGGGGGGAACACCAGTGGCCCGCAGCGCCCTCACCATGACCGCCGCCACCTTCGCCGCGACGGCGGCCCTGCTCCTGACCGCCTGCGGCGGAGACGGCGACGAGTCGTCCCCGGACGACATCAAGGGGGCGGGGACGGGGGCGAGCACCTCATCTCCGTCGGCCTCGGCGTCGGGAGCGGCCGACGTGGACCGGCCGGACGTGAGCCTGCCCGAGGACCTGAAGCTGGTCTTCGACTTCCAGCGGCCGTCGGACGCGGACCAGGCCGCAGCGCTGGAGGACGCCGCGAACTACATCCGCGCCCTGGACCACGGCATCGCGCAGCAGGATCCGAACGACCCCGCGTATCAGTTCTATTCGACCGGCGGCGCCGAGAAATACGCGAAGTCCCAGATCGAGGCGTGGGTCAAGGACGGCTGGACGGTCACCGGAGACGACCGGTACTTCAACGCCAGTATCGACCCCGTGGGTGAGGGCAAGTCGGTGCTCGTCAGCTTCTGCCGCAACCAGGCGAAGTTCTACAGCAAGAAGGTCGAGACCGGGAAGGTCAACTACACCGAGGAGAACCTGGACAGCTACCAGAAGTTCAGCCTGCTGATGAGCCCTTCCGAGGCGTCGGCGGCGGTGTGGCAGGCGCGGCAGATCGAGGTGCAGGGACGGGTGAAGGAGTGCAAGGGATGACCGTGCGTCGTCGCCGCCTCTACTGGTCGTCCGCAGCTCTGTCGATCGCCATGGTCGGAGGCCTGGCCCCGGCGGCCCATGCCAACGGCACCCCCGGCAACACCACGACGCCTCCAGCCGACGAGAGCCCCAAGGGCGACGCGAACGGCCGCACCCTGCTGTCGTCGGTCTCCCAGTCCAGGATCCAGGTCACCTATCCCGACGGCCGGACCGGCAGCGGCTCCATGGAGGATCTGACCTCCGTCGACCCCAACTGGGAACCGCCCGTCTGCTGGTACGAGCCGGTGTTCACGCCGGAACAGCTGAAGTCCGCGGTCGCGGACCTGAAGAGAAACGGCGGCCTGGGTGCCGTGAACGCCCATGAGTTCTGGACCTCGGGCATCTTCGTGGATCACTACGAGGAGGGCGAGGAACAGGACAACTTCGACATCAACTCGTCGAAGAACACCATGGCCAAGGGCTACAAGGACTACAACGTGGGCAAGGACGGGATGTTCTGGCGCAGCGTGGTCCGCAAGGGGCACGAGCACGACACCAAGGCCTGGGACTGCGGCCGCGTCATGTTCTGGCAGGACGCCGGCACGATCCCGGACGACGAGCACGCCCCCACCCCCGAGACGCTCGCGGCCTACGCGTACGACCAGATCGACGTACCCAAGACCGAGGTCGAGCTGAAGCCCCGGACGAAGTCCACCGTCAATCTCCCCACCTGGGTCTGGCTGGACAAGGGCACCTTCAAGGAGGTCAAGGTCCGGGCCGAGCTGCCGGGCACCGGTCTGTGGGCGGAGACGACCGCGAAGCCGATCGCCCTCCATCTGGAACCCGGCACGGCCGACGCCGAGACCTTTCCCGCCTCCGGCGACTGCGAGATCAACGCCGACGGCTCCATCGGTACGCCGTACACGAAGGGCAAGGCCGACGAGACGCCTCCCTGCGGCATCCGCTACCTACGCGCGTCGAACGGCGAGCCGTACCAGCTGAAGGCCTCGATCACCTGGGAGATCTCCTGGGAAGGCAACGGCGGCGCCCAGGGCGACCTGCCGGACGGCACCTTCGAGACGACCCAGGACATGGAAGTCCAGGAGATCCAGTCCATCAACCGCTGAACAGTTCCTCGGCCCGCTCCACGGTCAGCGCACGCCGCGCCCATACCTCGAGCTGGTCGAGGTCCCAGCAGTCGAGCACGCGCTCCCGCAGAGCGAAGCACACCGGGATGTCCCGCCATTCGAGAATGCGGAGCGTCATCCTGGCTCGCTCCTGGATCCGGCCCTCCACCCGGCCTTCCTCGCGGACCTGCACAGCCACTGGGTTGTCGAAGAAGTAACGGATCTTCCTAGGCACGCGTCCCACCTCTCCGGTACGGCCCGATCGTCCCGCTACGCCGCGACAAGGTCACACCACACGTACTTGCCCCGGTTCCCGTCCCTGGCCAGCGGTTGCCACCCCCACAGGTCCGCGCACGCCCGCACGAGCGCGAGGCCGCGGCCCTCCTCCGCTTCCGTGAGCGCGTCCAGGTTCCCGGGCGGCTCCGGTGGTCCCGGGTCGGCGTCCCACGCCCCGACCCGCAGCACACCCGCCGCCCACCGCACCCGCAGCGCGGCGGGCCCCTTGGTGTGCCGTACGGCGTTGGAGACCAACTCGGTCGCGAGCAACTCGGCGGTGTCCACGAGGCGGATGAGGCCGTGCATGGTGAGGATGAGACGAAGAGTGCGGCGACAGATGGTCACCGCGCGCAGGTCGTTGGGGATGGAGAGGGTGTACTCCCAGGGGGCAGCCAGATCGATGGGCTCGGATTCGGGCATGGGTGAACTCCGTTCGGCGGTCGGATGGTTGGCCGGTGGCTCCGCCGCTCGCCAAGGCATGGCGAAACGGTGCACTTCCGGCACTCGTCGGCATCACACAGTGCGCGTTACGTCACCGACGGTATTTCCTAGTTTTAGGAAACCGCAAGCGCCTGCCGTATTCTGACCCTCGAACGAGCTACACAGTGCGATCAGTTGAAACCAGGAGGCGTCGGTTGCCGCCGAAGAGACACCTCACGGCCCGCAGGGTGCGCCTGGGCTCTGAGCTGCGCAAACTGCGCGAGTCAATGGGTATGAAGTCCAAGGAGGCCGCCGAACTTCTCGGCGCCGACTCGGTCCAGATGAGTCAGATCGAGTCCGGGGTCGCGGGAGTGAGCGCCAATCGCATACGCCGTCTCGCGGCCCATTACGCCTGCACGGACGAAGGGCTGATCGAGGCGCTGGTGGCCATGGCCACCGACCGCACCCGTGGCTGGTGGGAGGAGTACCGGGGTGTACTGCCTCCGGTGTTCCTGGACACCGCCGAGGTCGAACATCACGCGACAGCCCTGCGCGAGATCGTGATCACCCACGTCCCCGGGTTGCTCCAGACCACCGACTACGCCCGTGCGGTGTACACGTACATGATGCCGGGCCTGCCCGACAGCGAGCTGACGCCGCGAGTCGAACACCGGATGCGGCGGCACTGCGTGATCGAGGGTGCCGACCCGACGCCGTACGAGACGATCATTCACGAGTTCGCGCTCAGGGTTCGTGTTGCCGACCGTGCCGTGGCCCAGACTCAGCTTCGCCGGATTCTGGCCCAGATCGAGGGCGGCCACGCGATCGTCCGCGTCATCCCCGCGGACCAGGACGGCTTCGCCGGCGCCGAAGCTTCGATGATGCAGGCATGCGGCCCCGTTCCCCAGTTGGACACGGTGCTCCGGGACGCGCCCACGGGCACTGCGTTCATCGATGCGGAACCGCAACTGAATCAGCTTCGAACACTGTTCCGTAAGGTGGAGAAGGCGTCGCTGAGCCCGGCGGCGTCCCGGGACTTCATCCACCGTTTGACGAAGGAACTGTGAGGCGAGCAGTGACCGAGAGGCTGCGCTGGCGGAAGTCGTCGTTCTCCGGCGGTGGCGACGGCAACACCTGTGTGGAGATCGCGGCGCTGCCCACCCGCGTGGCCATACGCGACTCGAAGGCTCCCTCCCGGGGCACCCTCACCATCCCGGTCGGATCCTTCGCCGCCCTCATACAGAGCCTCAAGAGGACCACTGTCTGACCGGCGATACGCTCGTGTGCGCTAAGTTCAGACGCGCGTTCCAAGCGAGGGCATCGCACGTGCACGGGGGAGAACACGGTGTCGCACAGGCCGGCGGACTGGTACGTACTCGACCTGGACAATGACCCGACGCCGGGCGACCCCGACCGCATTCGCAAACTCGCCGGCACCCTGCACGACTTCGCCGACGACGTGTCCGACGTACTGCGCGACCTCAAGGGCATCGCCAAGGAGGAGGAGATCCTCTCCTGGGCGGGCAAGACGGCGGAGGTGTTCGCCGAGGAGTTCGAGGACGCCCCGAAGAAGCTCCGCAAGCTGAAGAAGTCGTACGGCCTGGCGGGCGACGCGCTGGCCACCTTCTGGCCCGATCTCCAGGACGCCCAGGAGAAGGCCGACAAGGCGCTGCGTGACGGCCGCAAGGCCCGCGAGGAACTCACCACCGCCCAGACCGCACTGACCGGTGCTGATGACTGGGTGCGCAGGGCGACCGAGAAGAGCGACTCGTACGACCCGGCCAAGAACGGCGGCAAGGACGTCCCCAAGCCCGACGAGGCCGACGTCCGCCGCGCCACGCGTGACGCCCAGCACGCCAAGGCCCGGCAGGCGGCGGCCGAGCGGAACGTGGAGAGTGCCCAGAGCGCCCTCGACGCGGCCAAGAAGCTCGCCGGTCAGGCGAAGGGGCTGCGCGAGGAGGCCGCCCGCCGGACGGTGACCAAGCTCCGGGAGGCCTCCGACGCCGGTATCCCCAACCGGCACTGGTGGGAGGAGATCGGCGACTGGGTCTCCGACCACTGGGACGAGATCGTCACCATATGCAAGTGGGTCGTGACGATCGTCGGCATCATCGTGATGATCGTGGGCGGCCCGCTGGGCTGGCTGGTGTTCGCTGCGGCACTCGTCGTGATGGCGGACACGATAAGAAAAGTCATCAAAGGCGAGGCCGGCTGGGGTGATCTCCTATGGGCCGCCCTGGACTGCATACCCGCCACCAAGGGCTTCACCAGCCTCGCCAAGCTCGGCAAGCTGTGGAAGGCGGGCGGCCTGCGGGCCTTGGGCACCGGTTTCATGAAGGGAATCGGTGGAGGGCTGCTCAAGAAGATCCAGCAGCTGAGGTCCGGAGAGGGCCTACGCGGCATCTACCGCCCGTTCAAAGGATCTACCCGTCTCTTCGGCGGCACGATCCCCTACCGGGCCCTCACCCCCAAGGCGCGGCAATTGGCAAGGGACCTGACCAAAGGGCCCGTTCGCATTTCACCCAACGAAGTCAACATATCTCACATGTCCGAACTTCAGCAGTTCCACGGAGTGGAGCACGCGGTCGTACAGAACCCCTCGGGACAGATGCGCCTCTTCCAGGGGGACGAGGTTACGACGATCGTCCCGAAGGAACTGCGCGACGAGGGCTACAAGTTCACCGTGCACACGCATCCCGAAGACCGCCTGCCCGGGCCGCCCGACGAGATGGAAGCCGCTCGTGGCATGAAGAACAGCATGAGCCGCGACCTGGACAACAAGAGGTCCCCTCATATGGAAGCGGTCATCAGCCGCGACGGGCAGGTCCGGTTCTTCGACAACACCGGCGTTCTGGAATTGCCTCCGGGCACTTACCCTCCGGGCGGCCCCATCGGCGAGCGCGGCGGAATCGTCCCAGTGACCGGCCTATGATGATAGAAGGATCGACGCACTGCCCGCCTTCCGCTGCGATTCAAGTGACCCCGACCCGGACCGACAGGCGATCAAGATGCCAGACGTGAATGAGTGCCAGATCTGTGGTGCTCCGGCTCCACTCATCACGGGACAGTGCGACGGTGTCGCCGGGTACCGTCTGCTGCGGGATCCGTGGGCCCCGAAACCGTCCTTCCTCGACGGCAACCTCCATTTCTCCTGTCTGTCGGAGTCGGATCGAAGCGGGCTCTTCTTCGACGAGTTCACCCACATGCTGCGCGCCGGTCATGAAGAGGTCGAAAGCCTTGATGGTTCTCCTCCTCCCCTTACCAGGATGGGCCTGGGCATGACGGAGATCTTTTCCGGCGCCGAATGCTGCGTGTTCCAGAGCGGCGTTGCCGACCGGTGGATGGTGGTGAAGCGCAACGGACCGTGGTTCCGGCTGCGCCTGGAGGACATCACTGAACTCGCCCGCGGCGCCGCTCTCCGGT encodes the following:
- a CDS encoding DUF397 domain-containing protein; this encodes MTERLRWRKSSFSGGGDGNTCVEIAALPTRVAIRDSKAPSRGTLTIPVGSFAALIQSLKRTTV
- a CDS encoding ATP-binding protein; protein product: MPESEPIDLAAPWEYTLSIPNDLRAVTICRRTLRLILTMHGLIRLVDTAELLATELVSNAVRHTKGPAALRVRWAAGVLRVGAWDADPGPPEPPGNLDALTEAEEGRGLALVRACADLWGWQPLARDGNRGKYVWCDLVAA
- a CDS encoding DUF5753 domain-containing protein encodes the protein MKSKEAAELLGADSVQMSQIESGVAGVSANRIRRLAAHYACTDEGLIEALVAMATDRTRGWWEEYRGVLPPVFLDTAEVEHHATALREIVITHVPGLLQTTDYARAVYTYMMPGLPDSELTPRVEHRMRRHCVIEGADPTPYETIIHEFALRVRVADRAVAQTQLRRILAQIEGGHAIVRVIPADQDGFAGAEASMMQACGPVPQLDTVLRDAPTGTAFIDAEPQLNQLRTLFRKVEKASLSPAASRDFIHRLTKEL
- a CDS encoding putative T7SS-secreted protein, producing MSHRPADWYVLDLDNDPTPGDPDRIRKLAGTLHDFADDVSDVLRDLKGIAKEEEILSWAGKTAEVFAEEFEDAPKKLRKLKKSYGLAGDALATFWPDLQDAQEKADKALRDGRKAREELTTAQTALTGADDWVRRATEKSDSYDPAKNGGKDVPKPDEADVRRATRDAQHAKARQAAAERNVESAQSALDAAKKLAGQAKGLREEAARRTVTKLREASDAGIPNRHWWEEIGDWVSDHWDEIVTICKWVVTIVGIIVMIVGGPLGWLVFAAALVVMADTIRKVIKGEAGWGDLLWAALDCIPATKGFTSLAKLGKLWKAGGLRALGTGFMKGIGGGLLKKIQQLRSGEGLRGIYRPFKGSTRLFGGTIPYRALTPKARQLARDLTKGPVRISPNEVNISHMSELQQFHGVEHAVVQNPSGQMRLFQGDEVTTIVPKELRDEGYKFTVHTHPEDRLPGPPDEMEAARGMKNSMSRDLDNKRSPHMEAVISRDGQVRFFDNTGVLELPPGTYPPGGPIGERGGIVPVTGL